The nucleotide window CTTCTCACCGGGCACCCTACAATGCCTCATACTGAGGTCCAATTGTTTCTTGCAGCTCCTCAAGGCACCCTCATCTGCAGTGGCTGCACCAGCTGCGACAAACAAGGTTGCCCAGGCTGAAGCAACAGGGAATGAAGACTGCGGCATAGATAATGACTTGCAGGCCAGG belongs to Magnolia sinica isolate HGM2019 chromosome 8, MsV1, whole genome shotgun sequence and includes:
- the LOC131252935 gene encoding vacuolar protein sorting-associated protein 2 homolog 1-like, whose amino-acid sequence is MSVSEGDEEEEETEELVSQVLDEIGIDIDQQLLKAPSSAVAAPAATNKVAQAEATGNEDCGIDNDLQARLDNLRKM